A genomic window from Nicotiana sylvestris chromosome 11, ASM39365v2, whole genome shotgun sequence includes:
- the LOC104218203 gene encoding norbelladine synthase-like, which produces MLGKFSEQVEINASASEVWNLYSTLQFPKFVVEKLPHIVEKVELIEGNGGSGSVLVVSLPGNAPYKEKFVSIDDKKRVKEVEIIEGGYLDLGFSFYGIKFEVIEKDENLSIVKITIDFETKDAENIHLTIANIQALVAIMKATVEYFNQKSK; this is translated from the exons ATGTTGGGAAAATTTTCAGAGCAAGTAGAAATAAATGCATCAGCAAGTGAAGTGTGGAATCTCTATAGCACTCTTCAATTTCCCAAATTTGTTGTTGAAAAACTCCCTCACATTGTTGAAAAAGTTGAGTTGATTGAAGGCAATGGTGGCTCCGGTTCGGTCCTGGTAGTTA GTTTACCCGGTAATGCTCCATATAAAGAGAAATTCGTCTCAATCGACGATAAAAAACGAGTGAAGGAAGTCGAGATTATTGAAGGTGGATATCTTGATCTGGGATTCAGTTTCTACGGAATTAAGTTTGAAGTTATAGAAAAGGATGAGAATTTAAGCATAGTGAAAATTACCATTGATTTTGAGACTAAAGATGCTGAAAATATTCATCTTACTATTGCCAATATCCAAGCTCTCGTTGCCATAATGAAAGCCACTGTTGAATATTTCAACCAGAAGAGCAAGTAA